Genomic segment of Canis aureus isolate CA01 chromosome 16, VMU_Caureus_v.1.0, whole genome shotgun sequence:
CTCGCCCACTCTGTCTgtgtcctttctccttccctgtggCACAGCCCCTGCCTGCCGGACCCCTCCAACCTgggtgggggggcctgggtgcCGCTGGCAAGGACCCTCACTTGGCCTCCACACACAGACCTGCATGTCCTAGAGGCCAGAGAGGTCACCTCTGATTTCTTCCTTGCATGGGAAGGCTTGAGAGGATGCCCATGGTCTGCACAGCCCACCTGGGGAGGGACTCCCTAGTGACACCACTGGCAGGTTAGTGTCTGTTCCTGCACCCTGAGGATCTGGAGAGAGAACCTGCATTGTCCTGCTGGCTCCCTTGTTCATCACTTTGACCCCAGAGGGCAGGAAGTGTCTTTGGACTGGATACCCCCAGAGTCTGCCACCCACTGccagggcccaggctggggggcCAGGTTGGCTGTGCACCAAGCAGCACCTAGGAAAAAGGCAGCCAGAGCCCACAAGGCCTCCCCCACAGCTGTGGGGCTGAGCGGCCCTGGCCTCCTTTATGTCCAAGCTGTGGAGAAAACTATTCCTCTGTGAGCAGCACAAAGCCTTTTTCAGTCAAATGTGTGTCTCAGAGAGAGGACTTCAGGGAGCTGCAGACGGGCCCCCGTGGTGGCAGCCCGTGCGCCTGCCGCACAGGCGCACAGGCCGGCTGGCCTCTCCTCTGTGGGGACGGGACATCGAAGGGCCAGCCACTCTCAGCAGACCCTTCCCCACAGGCAGTGCCAGGAGTAAGCATTACCTGCTAGTGTTACCCCAACCTCCTCCCTGtgcgggagggggtggggcgcAGCAGTTCCCCGGGTGGGAATGGACCTGTGGTCCTGCCTGCCCCTGGACTGTCCACACCACCCAGGCCTGACTTCATTCTCCAGAAACCCCAAGCAAAGTCCAAGTTCTTGTGGCAAGTTTCCCTTTCCAGGCCTGGCACCCCCAGCTGGCACCCTCGGCGGCTCTGCTCCCCAGCCCAGTGGACACCACCTCCCCTGCAAGCTCATTTGCATCAAATATTCCACTCACCTCTGTGGGTGTCAGAGCTGCTCCTTACTCCCCAACACTCAGGCTCTCCTGCAGCTGAGGGACAGTAAATGCTGATTTTGGCAACAGAAGAGGGAGGGCAGAACAGAGCAGGATATGCAAAGTGGAAACATGGACGGTGGGGCCGAAAGCTTCCCGTGTGGAAAGGGCAGTGTGTCTGCAGGATAAAGTGCAGCCTGAGGACCTGCCAATGGGAAGCTGACACCCTCTGGCTGCTGCAGAGGGTCTGACTTACAAGAAAAAGCTGTTACCTTTGCTGGCCTCCCCTTCTCTGGGGAGGCTATCCTTGCTGAATACAGGCATCCTCTTGCTCTGGACCCACCTGCTGTCCTCCGGGCACCCCCCTCTCATGAGGCCCCAGTGCCCCAGGGGCATCTCAGGTTTGTGCATGGAGAGTCTGTCCTCTATATACCAGAAACAGACACCTGCTCTGAGCTCTCTGCAGGGACATGTCCGTCTCTCTTGGGGTCTGTAGTCTTCAGGAATGGCTGGCTCCAGAGGCATGCTGGCCTCCCCAGCTCCCAAATGCCACCAGGGgacagagagaagaagcaggcctTTTAGTCGTCAGGAGAGAGCAACTCTTGAGGTTTCCCAGATTTAAAAAGTACCCCTTCTGTGCTGCAGGTGGCCCAGCAGAAACCCACAGCAAAGGAAGGGGGTGGTAGGCAGAGGGGGGCCTGTGGCATCTCAGGCTGGCTTCGAGGTGGGAAGAGATGCAGCTGCTTTGCCAGGGAGCAGAGGAAAGAGCCTGTGGGCTGGTTCTGGGCGCTCTCAGGGTGGCCTAGgtccccccacccggccccccaGCTGGAAGAGCATTCTCCCCTGGCACCTCACAAATTCCGTACGTGGCCAACTGGGGCTGGCACTTGAGTTGTGCCCAGAGCCAGTTTACCAGGCTGGGTGCTTAGGTGAAGACAAGCCAAGCATTGTGTAGACGGCACCCACAGGTAGCGTGTTGCAGCCTGACCCTCTTCCCAGGTGCCAAGAGCAAGAAAAACCAACaagctttttttaattaaaaaaaaaatcaatgaaaaatttattcataaatttttcATGCTGGGCTACAAGTCTATATCGTACGCTCAGGAATGTGCTGCAGACTTTATCCAGTTAGAAGTGATCATACCAGGACCCACACACAGCTTCCATATAAGCCTAGAAAGTCTTAACATTAATTAACATAATTAAAAAGGTATTtgcatctagaaaaaaatatacagaaaaactCCTTTTGGAGtaatctgtgcctcagtttcaatGTCTGCTTGTTTCACTGACATTATCAATATATTCTTCTCACACAAGGGTTTATAAAAGGCCCCAGATGACTGCCCGGGTCTGACCAGCCGCGCACAAAGGGCCTCCACCCACCTGTGTCCTCAAGTGCTCCCCATTTCTGCACGAAGGGTCAGCAGCACTCTACCCAGGGGAAGCctcatttaaatttgaataattCAGCCTCCCTTTTATTTCTCGGGATCAAAACAACAAGGGGTGTGGGGTTGCATAGAAAATGGGAACCTCGGAGACCAGGAAGGGCGCCTTTCGGGAATAGTGACGCAGaagccccgccccggcccaggTCCCCGCGCGGCCCCTCCCCCACGTCGGGATTCGAATCGGGTCCGGGCGGCTCCGGGAGGCTGAAGACAACACAGTCCTTCAACTCACTCAGCAATTAGCACAAGAGATTCACAGTCTTAtaggtattttataaaaatataaatatgggtACACTGTTGCCTTCACAACGCTGGATACAACGCCCTTTAAAATTGGGTTTATAACCAAGATTCAACAAATACACCTAAAACTTGgcttaaaatatgttaatattttatattctgtcaTAAATGTTATGACATTTAATCGTGGCaaatccatttactttttttaaaaaagtgtgcaACCAACTACCTAGAATAGAAGTCGCTAGAAAAGGCCTCACGCCACCCCAGCCCCCGAGGAGCCTCTGCAAAGCCAGCAGGGTCGGGGCACGGCCTCCCacgggagagggcagagggaggcccGGGGCTCCCCAGTCGCGCTCCGAGGAGTATGTCCGCGTGTaagggggggagggaagggaggagtggcgggggcggggagggggcctcGCACGGGAAAACCATCAGGCTGGGCGGTGTTTTCAGTGCAACCAAGAAATGACAGACTcaagtttttttaagttttaggacTAGGAAAATAAAAACGCATCTTCCCCCGACAACCACATTGACCACGCACAGTATtttccaaacaacaacaaaaatcagtcGCACAAACTGCACCCACAATGTGCACACACAGGATAAATAGTTTGGAGCCGCAGAAGAGCGGAGCGTCCCCACGGTCGCGCGtccgggccggggcggcgggctTCGGCCGCGGGTCCTGCGGGCGGCGGGGCGCCCCGACCCCCGAGCCCCGCCGCCCGCCTTCCGCCTCCGGAGAAACGCATGGACCGAGGATCCGGTGTCTCGGGACTCCGAACTCGCTGGTGGCCAGACTCAGATTTCAAAGGGGCTGCAGCCCGAGCACCGCCCCTTCCCCCAGCcaggcggcggcagcggcggccgTGGGCAGCCCTCGGCCCAGGTCCGGGCGGCCGCGCGGGAGCGGCGACCCCGGGGCCCCCCGTGGGCGCGGACGCGCGCGCCGGACTCGTGGTGGCCGCGGTGCGCACCGAGGTAGTTGGCGGGAAGGTACAGCAGGCGACACGCTCGAGGCCCACGTCCGGTCCCGGCGGGCATCACCGGCCGCCGCCCGCGTACTTGGCCTTGGTGATGAGATAGAGCACGATGTCCTGGTGGCCGCCAAACGCGGCGATGTGCAGCGCGCTCCAGCCGTCGCGGTTAGCCAGGCGGATGTCCGCGCCGAACTTGACCAGCAGCTTCACGAGCTCCAGGTTGCCGTCGATGACCGACTGGTGCAGCGCCGTCTGGCCCTCGGGCCCGAACGAGTTCACGTTGAACTCGCAGTTGGTCATGTTCTGCAGCAGTGACTGCAGCTCCTGCGTGTTGCCCTTGCGCACGGCCTCCTGGAAGATGCGCTGCGTCTGCGGCGCCGAGCAGGTGGACAGCTCAGCCTGGCTCATGCTGCCGCCGGACGCGGGCCGCGGGCCGTGCCGGGGCtcagcgcgggcggcggcggctgcggctgcggcgcGGGCCCCTGGCTGTCTCGGGGCGCGCCGGGGCGCATGGAGGGCGCGGAGCCCCCGGGCCCCGCACGCCGCCCCTGGGCGTTCCgggcgctgggggccgggggccgccgccgccgggccccCGCCGCATCCAGCCGcgcccgggcgggcgggcgacCGGGGCGGGCACTGCGCTCGCGGGGGCCGGTGGGCCCGGCGGCGCCGCCGCGCGTTCCGGGTCCCTGCTCGCTGCGGCTCCCACGCAGACCCCACGCGCCTCCCCACGCGCAGCTGCActcgcccgcccgccgcgccggggCGCCTTTTACCCCCTTTATATTTGCATAACAATAGGGCGCCCGTGACGCGCACGCCGGCGGCCCTACGATTGGGCGGCGCCCacgtgggggcggggctgggcggggcgTGCCCCGGCGGCCGCGCGCTTCGCCGCAGGGGGCGCTGGTCGCCGGCTCCGGGCCAGGTGGCGGTGCTGGGCTGGGGGGGCGTCCTGGATCCTTGCGCCCCGGGCTCCCCGCATCTCCGCCGTCGTCCCGCCTACTCTTCCTGTGGCCACCCGGGGAACCCCAAGCTGCCCGCTCGCGCAGACCCCGGCACGATCCCGGCCGAGCGCGGCCTCCCCAGGGTGGGGGCTCGGGAACATTTCAGATCCGGGGGGCTGGGGTCCCCAGCTCTCCGGGTGCGCGGCGACGAGACTGGCCAGGCCTGGGCCCCGGGACCCCGGGTCCACGCGCGGGGCCAACAACAGCTCGGTCTTGTGACCTCAGCCATGCAGTCCTTCccgcacgggggtgggggggaaggctTCTTAGGCGGCCTGGGTGACCCCGCCTTGACTCCACAAACCCTGAGGCCCTGCCCTGATGAAGGAGCAGGTTCTccacctgaggaggctgggggggcTGCCCCTCTACATCCCACCCCGGCTCAGACGCTCCTCCAGAGGGGGCAGGTCAGTCAGTGGGACCTCAGGGTCTGTTTCCCTCTGCTGGGCCACCTCCAGCTGCAGGAGTAGGCAAGGCCTGGCCGGATGAGCAGCCCCAGGTAAGCCACCAAGGGCTGCTTGGAAGGGAAACACAGAAATGACTCATTTTCAAACTGTAAACCCATATTTTATTGATGCTCTAATACTGCCACCAAATTTCCTCATTAGGGTTTTACAGTTTATAGCTGGGCTGTGGTGTCTGGAAATTGGGCAGGAATGAGTCTCGGAGCAGCAGGCCTTGGGCAGCAGGAGGAGACCAGTTTCCAGTCCCAGGAGGCAGTTGCGAGCCTTATCTGGGGAGCCCACCCGCTTGGTCTTGTCTGGGGGGGCCCATGAGTGTCTGCACACATGCAGTGGTACCCCCATCTTGCTCTGTGCCCTAGAAGAGTCACAGCCAAACCACAGGAAAAACTGGGCAAGGCCAACCCAGGACTGGCTGCCTCTAGTCTGCCAAGCTGAGACATGACCGTAGCTGACCCTCCAGGGCCCTCCTGGCAGCCAGAGCTCCCGGAGTCCTACTCGCTGGTCTCCCTGAGGCCAGTGGTCCAGCTGGTGGTCCAGCAGTTCTGCAAGGCCTGGCTTCCCCCCGCAGAAGTGCCCCACAGAGCCCTACGCTAGGGCCAGCTGTGGGTGTGACCTGGGAGGGGGCTGCTATCAGGACACTCCTCTTACCAGGAAGTGTCCCTGGGTCCAGTAAGAGGGCCTGGGAACAGGTGCCGCTGGACTGTGGACACCTTGAAGCTGGGGCCCCCAACCACCCCAGCACCAGGGAAGAGGGCCAGGCCCTGTCCACCGGGGCCCACAGAAACCTCTGGACAGTGACCGTCGGAGTGGTAAGCATGTGACCCTCTGCAGGGCTGGGACGCTAGGCAGCACATGCCACCCtgctgtctgcttctccctggaaCAGGGTTGGGCATGGGGGCAGCATGCTGGGAACGTGCACCAGCTCTGGCCATGCCCAAGGCGGTCCCCCGAGGGTGGCTCGTTCAAAGCCAGGCCCCGGCCCAGGTGGGCTCAGGTCACCTGACCTGAAGAAGGGCATCTCAGAGACCCTGTTGGGCCCAGGCAGAGCCTGGGAGCAAAGTCCCAGGAATACCCGCGCCAGCGTCAGGGAGGGCAAACAAAGGGGCCCTGTGAGCTGCGTGTGGGAATGCGCGGCTGCCACTGCAAGCCATTAAATCGGTGGTTTGGGTGTCCCCAGCTGGGGCGGCGTGGCCACAGTGGCCATGAGTCTGGCCTGAGGCTCACACGCGCAGGGCTCGGGGTGAGAGTCAGACAGGTGCAGCTGGGCCCGCCATTGTGGAGTTCAGGTGAGGGTCACACTGTCCCTAGGGGCTGATGGGATTCCGTGGCAGGGCAGTCAATGCATTCTGAGCAGCTCTGGCCCACTCCCTAGGGGCTGCCCCATCCTAGGACAGGAGGGGAAGAAGGGCTTGCAGGGCACTGCCTCCTAAATGTTTGCCCAAGGGATGTTCCGAGAAAGGAGGACATTTGTTCCAAATgccctggagggagggggagaagcctGCCATTGGCCAGGCCCTGCCTGGGCGCCGAGCGACCCCCTTGGGCATCTGCAGCTTTTCTCAGTGCTGTCTTCACTTCCACAAACAGGCAGGCGCTTCCCTGGCTCTGGGGGAGAAAGCCCTGACCCCGGGTATGTGGGGGTCGCCTGAACCCGGGCTCCATAGGCAGGCCGGTCCTCTGCATCTGCTCCCAGGATGTGGTGCAGGGGTGCCGCCCGCAGGGCCTTGGGGGAGGAGCCGGAGCAGTGGGTGCCGGCAGCTCGTTGGCAGAGCCTGGCGGCGGGGGAGGGCCGCAGGGGAGGCCGCGGCCGGAGCTGGGCCAGGGCCTGCGGCCCCCTTAAGCACtaggcgggggagggagggcgcgCGGGCggacgggcgggggcggggcttccaGCTAATTCATTAAAATGTGTCGGGGAGCGTGGGAAAGAGGAGAGTGTTTCTTCCCAGCAGCCCAGACACCTGGTAGAAGGGCCGAGAGGATAGAGATCAAATAACAAACACTCAGCCCTCGGCCAGAGCGGAGGAAGGACGCCCAGGGCAGGAACTGGGGCAGACAATCCCTGCGCAGCTCTGGCCTGCCCCACCGGCTGCTCGGGGCAGCGCCTGGCACCAGGGCCCCAGCCCACCCTGCCAGCACGGTGCCTGACccctggcctggggtggggccttAAGAGGCTGCTGGCCTGACCCCGGATGGTCAGGACCAGGGTGGCCGCGGAGCCAGGCTGGGTGGCagagggctggggaggtgggaaggCAGGTGGGATGGTACAGGCGAGGCCGTGAGGGGCACCCGGGGCAGGGGTACTGGGCAAGAAGGACACTTGGTCTCCCCGTGCTGCCCCTGCTCTGGCCTTTTTCTGTTGAGGACCAGCTGCCCTTGACACCAGGGCCTCAGGGCAGAGTCTCCAGGAAGCAGGGGGGTGGGCAGCGGGGGCCAGCACCCCCGGGGGTTTCCTCCTGGCCCCCTGGGGAGGAGCAAGCTTGGGCTGCCTCCTAGGACAGGATTCGGTGCTGCTCTGGCTCTAGGAAGCAGCACCCAGACCACAGAGGGTGCCTGGCTCTGGTGGGGCCTGGCCAACCCACTCACCTCAACAGCCCAGCAGTGACCAGAAGGCCAGCGTGCACACTTGGCCCAGACACAATGCCCACTCAGCCTGGCCCTGTCCCCGGGGCCTCCTGGCCTCTCCATCTGAGCAGGGGCACCAGCTGCAGCCAGCCCAGGCATGCCCCGGAGCCCAGTGGGCACTTCCGGGGAAGCAGAGGACAGGGAAGATGGTGGGACGTCTGTGCGGCCTGCGGGAGGAGCCCTTGCATGCACACCCTGTGGCCTGACCCTGGCCTGGGGCATGGCCAGAGCCCACCTGGTACCTGGGCCCACAGGTGCACCCACTCGGGGCACAGACGGCGGCCCTGCTCTAGCCCCCAGCCCCAGCGGCCCCCGAGGTTTCCGCCTGGGCTCCTCAGCCAAATCTGAGCTGGTTTCCGCTCAAGGCAGGAAGGACAGGAAAGGGATGTGGAGGGGGGGAGCACACATTCCTGGGGGGTGAGCCAGGAGGAGGCAGCGAGGGCAAGATGCAGTCtggctcctctccccacccacctggcagtgaggcctgcagggccctggggtgCCAGCACCTCAGTTTCCCTCCGGTGGGTGGAAAAGCAGCTGCTTCCTGAAGCTGAGGAGGGGGCTCTTGTGTGCAGGGGCCCCTTGGGGCTTCAGCTGCTGCCCTCTTGCAGGAGAGGAGGCCACCCAGCCTTGAGCCGGGGGAGGCCTGTGGGGTCAAGCTCCGGCCAGCGGGGGGCCAGGGTCGCAGACTCAGAGGCGCTGCCTTCCCTCCAGGCCCCGGCCTTCCAGTACACATGGATGTCTTCCACAAGGGGGGCTGCCCTGCCTCAGGCaccaggtggggctggggcttAACCCCAGGAAGCCCCCCCACATCTGGCCTGAAGAGCCTGCCTAGCAGGATCCCTGGGACTGGAGGGGGAGCTGGAGGGTCCTGAGGCTGGCCTGGCTGGGACCTgcttgggggaagggaaggcaggggaggcctggggaggccaACAGAATGGGCTAGTGGGGTGGGGAGTGCGTCTGCTATCACAGCAAAGGGAGTGGGCCACCGGCGCAGGGGGCCTGTGTGTCCCCCACCTCCTGCAGCTTGCAGAGTCCTGGGGACGGGGAGCCACTTGGGTCCCACACCTGGGCCTTTATGCAGTGCCCTCTACCAGGCATGTCCTTCCCACCTTCCTCAGGGTGTGAGCATCCTGACTATGGGCAGACCGTGTCCCCCCGAGCTGTGCTCTGTGCGGGGGGTCCTGCTGGCAATCTGGAGCACTCTGGGGTGGGCACTGGGTCCGTGTAGGTCAGGGTGTCCTGCCTCGGCCCACCCCAGGGGACCAGGCCAGTGGGGTTGGGGCGCTGTGCTGGGGGGCCGctggctgggccagggggcttggGCTGCCTCTGGGAGCCGGCGGCACTGTTCAGGACTTCGCTGAAGTGCGAGGTGACTCGGCCCAGGTGGGAGCCCTCCCAGAAGACCTTGCCGCAGCCCGAGCAGCAGTAGAAGTGCCTCAAGTCTGGCCGCCACAGCACGCCCTCCGGGACCCTCGCCAGTTGCAGCCGGGTGCCGTTGGCCAGGGTGGCAGGCGCGTGGCTTTGCAGGTCGGCCGCCTCCAGCCAGCGGCAAGACAGGTGAGAGGTGTAGCCCCCTCTGGGGGCCTCGTCGGGGGCGTCGCCTGCAGGTGTCGGGGCCACTTTGAGCTCTCAGCCTTGGGCGTGTGTGCCACCTCATCCTCTGCCTCATCTTACAGACCCCTGGCTCTCC
This window contains:
- the NRARP gene encoding notch-regulated ankyrin repeat-containing protein; its protein translation is MSQAELSTCSAPQTQRIFQEAVRKGNTQELQSLLQNMTNCEFNVNSFGPEGQTALHQSVIDGNLELVKLLVKFGADIRLANRDGWSALHIAAFGGHQDIVLYLITKAKYAGGGR